A window of Sphingorhabdus lacus contains these coding sequences:
- the copD gene encoding copper homeostasis membrane protein CopD: MDTDWGMIAIRLGLYLSLMLLVGLAAFPLYALREGERRDGVMLATKKTLVFWSGASILLSLLGFLALVAQMMGSSIADIDWQTSRSIIIETPIGAAWVVRMVALIACLLAAILIKRSDETRLATVLGTSAVALATLVWTGHAGATEGMVGGIHKASDMLHMIAAAIWLGGIAAFLAMLRIPDDGLWGDRLTVSHRALDSFARNGTICVAVIIVTGLINSQILVGISNITVLVDSLYGWLLILKLLLVGMMMLLGAQNRWRLTPGLGQALADGDTAKAVSALRASLLIEAAAGVVVLSAVAWLGTLEPTASAAMS, from the coding sequence GTGGACACCGATTGGGGGATGATCGCGATCAGGCTCGGATTATATCTGAGCCTGATGCTGCTGGTGGGGCTGGCCGCATTTCCGCTTTACGCCCTTCGCGAGGGCGAACGACGCGACGGGGTCATGTTGGCAACCAAGAAAACGCTTGTTTTCTGGTCGGGCGCGTCGATCCTGTTGTCGTTGCTTGGCTTCCTCGCGCTTGTTGCCCAGATGATGGGCAGTTCGATTGCCGACATCGATTGGCAAACAAGCCGTTCGATCATTATCGAGACGCCAATTGGTGCTGCCTGGGTCGTGCGCATGGTTGCGCTTATCGCATGTTTGCTTGCCGCGATCCTGATCAAGCGCTCCGACGAAACTCGGCTGGCCACCGTTCTTGGAACAAGTGCGGTGGCTCTTGCGACGCTGGTGTGGACCGGACATGCCGGGGCGACCGAGGGCATGGTCGGCGGTATCCACAAGGCCAGCGACATGCTGCACATGATTGCTGCCGCCATCTGGCTCGGCGGTATTGCAGCCTTTCTCGCTATGTTGCGGATTCCAGATGATGGTCTTTGGGGCGACCGCTTGACTGTTTCGCACCGGGCCCTGGACAGTTTTGCCCGAAACGGTACGATTTGTGTGGCAGTGATTATCGTGACGGGCCTGATCAACAGCCAGATCCTGGTCGGGATCTCCAACATTACGGTCCTGGTCGATAGCCTCTATGGCTGGTTGCTGATTTTGAAGCTACTGCTAGTTGGAATGATGATGCTACTGGGCGCCCAGAACCGGTGGCGGCTGACACCCGGTCTTGGCCAGGCGCTCGCCGACGGCGATACGGCAAAGGCCGTTTCCGCGCTGCGAGCGAGTCTTTTGATCGAAGCAGCGGCGGGCGTTGTAGTTCTGAGTGCGGTCGCATGGCTTGGCACGCTCGAACCAACAGCCAGCGCTGCGATGTCGTGA
- a CDS encoding DUF6437 family protein, with protein sequence MARSKPNALEALRKLGEERRLLDAREVSLREEAAAELGRLLINGDTASIDPAKLKQLIRASMTLGIDTALSRLSAP encoded by the coding sequence ATGGCCCGGTCCAAACCCAATGCGCTCGAAGCTCTAAGGAAGCTCGGTGAAGAACGCCGATTACTCGACGCTCGTGAGGTAAGCTTGCGCGAAGAAGCAGCCGCTGAACTCGGCAGATTGCTTATCAATGGCGACACTGCATCAATCGACCCTGCAAAACTCAAGCAGCTGATCCGTGCATCGATGACATTGGGAATCGATACTGCGCTCAGCAGGCTTTCTGCACCTTGA
- a CDS encoding single-stranded DNA-binding protein: MTNLVILVGRIARDPETRTTQSGSSITSISVVTDRPARNKEGKTYKDENGYTAKDSEFHRVTCFNGLGQNVAKYCTKGQLVSLEGRIHYSQWEDAEGNKRYGCEIYADKVDFLTKSRENNNEGAPPIDED; this comes from the coding sequence ATGACAAATCTTGTTATCCTCGTTGGCCGTATCGCCCGCGATCCAGAAACCCGCACAACACAAAGCGGCTCGTCCATCACCTCGATCAGCGTTGTTACCGACCGCCCGGCGCGTAACAAAGAGGGTAAAACATACAAGGACGAGAATGGCTATACCGCGAAGGACAGCGAGTTCCACCGGGTGACATGCTTCAATGGTCTGGGCCAGAATGTCGCCAAATATTGCACCAAGGGTCAGCTGGTTTCGCTGGAAGGCCGGATCCATTATTCACAGTGGGAAGATGCCGAAGGCAACAAGCGCTACGGCTGCGAAATCTACGCCGACAAGGTCGACTTCCTGACCAAATCGCGCGAAAATAACAATGAAGGTGCGCCGCCAATCGACGAAGATTGA
- a CDS encoding DUF6915 family protein, with translation MAHCYYHALSSVRKWGGTSDDYLALHQWFDESKAIFADPRHRALRHHAEGIFMLETLFGATITNSDGKVVPVRLVGEQHVIEDLGFIPSFADWGRLIQPQTWMLKGRQLDQPASDAPPEPAPAVPVSRAA, from the coding sequence ATGGCACATTGCTATTATCACGCGCTTTCGTCGGTCCGCAAGTGGGGCGGAACGAGCGATGATTATCTTGCTCTCCACCAATGGTTCGACGAATCCAAGGCCATTTTTGCAGACCCCAGACACCGCGCATTACGCCATCATGCCGAAGGCATATTCATGCTCGAAACATTGTTCGGTGCAACCATCACCAACTCGGACGGCAAGGTTGTTCCGGTTCGGCTCGTCGGCGAGCAGCATGTTATCGAGGACTTGGGCTTCATCCCTTCCTTTGCGGATTGGGGCCGCCTTATCCAGCCGCAGACCTGGATGCTGAAAGGGCGCCAATTGGACCAGCCGGCGAGCGATGCACCGCCTGAACCCGCTCCAGCGGTGCCAGTCAGCCGTGCAGCATAA
- a CDS encoding DUF6878 family protein, protein MTDFSQIAADYLAGQAERDATADVEIAKMKSLLLLHFKAHGIATIEIRFDGYGDSGAIEQTTFFGADGKVVDCPDIAVAREGRDDAKLASLLEDFAYEVLERHHDGWEINDGGFGELLIDVAEENFQLDCNLRFTSYNSHSTEF, encoded by the coding sequence ATGACCGATTTCTCGCAGATTGCGGCTGATTATCTCGCAGGCCAGGCTGAACGCGACGCTACCGCAGACGTCGAAATAGCCAAAATGAAGTCGCTATTGCTTTTACATTTCAAGGCGCATGGCATTGCGACGATCGAAATCCGTTTCGATGGCTACGGCGACAGTGGCGCGATCGAACAAACCACCTTCTTTGGCGCCGACGGCAAGGTGGTGGACTGCCCAGACATCGCCGTTGCGCGCGAGGGCAGGGACGACGCCAAACTTGCCTCGCTGCTGGAAGACTTCGCCTATGAAGTGCTGGAGCGGCATCATGATGGCTGGGAGATCAATGATGGTGGATTCGGCGAATTACTGATCGACGTTGCCGAAGAAAATTTCCAGCTCGACTGCAATCTTCGCTTCACGTCGTACAACAGCCATTCAACCGAATTTTGA
- a CDS encoding DUF2493 domain-containing protein: MQSTFADQLAGLDLAGFTIGPPPVTSTDYPSTDAITQTLVGVWSDLFAMFVDTALEADAEDIGWGLVNLFHRAAQRKSSAVDRATDEVRALVATNDGSEVLTHDLETQIERAQCAEASMVALEEIREVAAGLFLNEFGSSWKPVSSSRFNHGAMLTSAVVQGRDFLRARSASKRKAAMPEGTPVVFAGGRNRFQTDEDAKTFASNVWATLDKVYGRVPDMVLIHGGDTKGVDRLAASWAERRGVVQLTFALDMRLGARAGFKRNEQMLSLDPRYIIAFPGNGVLERLVIDAKARRITVVDRRGPIGTCPKAVNQTPS; encoded by the coding sequence ATGCAATCCACTTTTGCCGACCAACTGGCAGGCCTAGACCTTGCCGGTTTTACCATCGGGCCGCCGCCTGTTACCTCAACCGATTACCCGTCAACCGATGCCATAACGCAGACGCTGGTCGGCGTGTGGTCCGATCTCTTTGCGATGTTTGTCGATACAGCGCTTGAAGCCGACGCGGAAGATATTGGCTGGGGGCTGGTCAATCTATTTCACCGTGCCGCGCAGCGCAAATCATCGGCTGTCGACCGCGCAACCGACGAAGTTCGCGCGCTTGTTGCCACTAATGACGGCTCGGAAGTTCTGACCCATGATCTGGAAACCCAGATCGAGCGCGCGCAATGTGCTGAAGCTAGCATGGTTGCGCTTGAAGAGATACGCGAAGTCGCAGCAGGCCTGTTCCTCAACGAGTTTGGATCATCGTGGAAGCCCGTATCGAGTTCGCGGTTCAATCACGGTGCGATGCTTACGTCCGCCGTTGTTCAGGGTCGCGATTTTCTGCGTGCGCGCAGCGCGTCGAAGCGCAAGGCAGCAATGCCGGAAGGTACACCCGTTGTCTTTGCCGGCGGTCGTAACCGCTTTCAAACCGACGAGGATGCTAAGACCTTTGCCAGCAATGTGTGGGCTACTCTCGACAAGGTTTATGGCCGGGTGCCTGACATGGTTTTGATCCATGGCGGCGACACGAAGGGCGTCGACCGCCTGGCTGCATCCTGGGCCGAACGTCGCGGTGTGGTGCAACTGACTTTTGCACTCGATATGCGGCTTGGTGCACGCGCCGGGTTCAAGCGTAACGAGCAAATGCTCTCGCTTGATCCGCGCTATATTATAGCGTTTCCCGGCAATGGTGTTCTCGAGCGCTTGGTCATCGATGCAAAGGCACGGCGCATTACCGTTGTCGATCGTCGTGGTCCTATCGGAACTTGCCCTAAAGCGGTCAATCAAACCCCGTCCTGA
- a CDS encoding RES family NAD+ phosphorylase, with translation MLTPTALASEVRRYEGTVWRVVEAQHRISTNRLAASLEDQTRLEALAEAAKPDLPKEARGLHFLLSSPFRYGHRTASRFRRADERPGIFYASETESTAIAETAYWRLRFFLRSPGFVPPSTTTEHSSFTAKVRTDYAIDLTLAPFVADTALWTHKSDYTACQELASLARLVEIELIRTTSARDLAGGCNIVILAPTAFQSKPPVPQRTWHFRFEDGRLTAHAAFPATERLVFTAELFGLGTVTD, from the coding sequence ATGTTGACGCCCACCGCGCTCGCGTCTGAAGTCAGGCGCTATGAGGGTACGGTCTGGCGGGTCGTTGAGGCGCAGCACCGGATTTCCACCAACAGGCTCGCCGCGTCGCTCGAAGATCAGACTCGGCTTGAAGCACTGGCCGAAGCTGCAAAGCCTGACCTGCCCAAGGAGGCGCGGGGACTTCATTTTCTTCTGTCATCGCCATTTCGCTATGGTCACCGTACCGCGAGCCGGTTTCGCAGGGCCGATGAACGGCCCGGCATTTTCTATGCCAGTGAAACCGAAAGCACTGCAATTGCCGAGACAGCCTATTGGCGATTGCGGTTCTTTCTGCGCTCGCCGGGCTTTGTACCCCCGTCGACAACGACCGAGCATTCGAGCTTTACCGCCAAGGTTCGCACCGACTACGCGATTGACCTCACACTTGCTCCTTTTGTCGCCGATACTGCGCTCTGGACGCACAAAAGCGATTACACCGCGTGCCAGGAACTTGCATCGCTGGCGCGATTGGTCGAGATCGAACTGATACGCACGACCTCAGCCCGCGATCTGGCAGGTGGCTGCAACATTGTCATTCTTGCCCCTACAGCTTTTCAGTCCAAGCCGCCGGTGCCACAGCGTACCTGGCATTTCCGTTTCGAGGACGGCCGCTTGACCGCCCATGCGGCATTTCCAGCGACCGAACGGTTGGTGTTTACGGCTGAGCTATTTGGTCTTGGGACGGTTACGGACTGA
- a CDS encoding MbcA/ParS/Xre antitoxin family protein produces the protein MATQLASNKGDDARILSSAVAKIAEFWGLSNAKLGIVLGLSQATVSRLRSGQTTLDPASKSFEAGQFLLRLFRSLDALLGSDDAASRRWLDVANLDLDARPIDLIDSFKGLLTVCDYVDAHRARV, from the coding sequence ATGGCAACCCAATTAGCCTCCAATAAAGGCGATGACGCGCGTATTCTCAGTTCTGCGGTAGCAAAGATCGCAGAATTCTGGGGGTTGAGCAACGCAAAGCTGGGTATCGTGCTGGGTCTGTCGCAGGCCACAGTCTCGCGGCTGCGATCAGGTCAGACCACACTCGATCCTGCATCCAAATCCTTTGAAGCCGGCCAGTTCCTGCTGCGTCTGTTTCGCAGCCTTGATGCTCTGCTTGGAAGCGATGATGCGGCTTCGCGCCGGTGGTTGGATGTCGCCAATCTTGATCTTGATGCACGGCCGATAGACCTCATCGACAGCTTCAAAGGCCTGCTGACAGTTTGTGACTATGTTGACGCCCACCGCGCTCGCGTCTGA
- a CDS encoding ArdC family protein, which produces MTRKNYAQTQQSPAARITAQIIERLEAGTKPWVQPWRGVPVSRPLRACGTPYRGMNVFWLWMVAESCGYASPYWMTYAQAVKLGGQVRKGSKSSQAIFYKSYVKEVEAPAGGAAEEETRRVLKAYAVFNADQIDGLHQRYHPVAVQEVAEPVGREAGLDAFFAAMPANLRHDGQQAYYEPKADRITMPPASLFTGFDHYYATLAHELSHWTGHASRLDRNLKNRFGSAAYAAEELVAELSSAIIGAELGLPVSHLDSHASYIGHWLKLLRSDDRAILTAAARAEEASALLLQLGGRTAVTEADSAYDLADAA; this is translated from the coding sequence ATGACCCGCAAAAATTACGCGCAGACCCAGCAATCGCCTGCCGCCCGCATAACTGCGCAGATCATTGAGCGCCTCGAAGCTGGCACCAAGCCTTGGGTTCAACCATGGCGCGGCGTACCTGTTTCACGACCATTACGGGCCTGCGGGACACCTTATCGCGGCATGAACGTATTCTGGCTCTGGATGGTGGCAGAAAGCTGTGGTTATGCCTCGCCTTATTGGATGACCTATGCGCAAGCTGTCAAACTGGGCGGTCAGGTCCGTAAAGGCTCCAAATCCAGCCAAGCGATATTCTACAAAAGCTATGTCAAGGAGGTGGAAGCCCCTGCAGGTGGCGCGGCTGAGGAAGAAACACGCCGTGTTCTCAAAGCCTATGCGGTTTTCAATGCCGACCAGATCGATGGACTGCACCAGCGTTATCATCCTGTCGCGGTGCAGGAAGTAGCGGAACCGGTAGGCCGGGAAGCTGGCCTCGACGCATTCTTCGCCGCCATGCCTGCCAATTTGCGTCATGACGGACAGCAGGCCTATTACGAACCCAAAGCTGACCGGATTACGATGCCTCCAGCATCGCTCTTTACCGGGTTCGATCATTATTATGCGACGCTTGCGCATGAGCTATCGCATTGGACCGGGCATGCCTCGCGACTGGATCGCAATTTGAAGAACCGTTTTGGAAGTGCGGCTTATGCCGCAGAAGAACTGGTCGCTGAACTTTCCAGCGCAATCATTGGTGCGGAGTTGGGCCTTCCCGTCAGCCACTTGGACAGCCATGCCAGCTATATCGGGCATTGGTTGAAACTGCTGCGCAGCGATGATCGCGCAATCCTTACAGCCGCGGCGCGCGCCGAAGAAGCGAGCGCTTTGTTGTTGCAACTTGGAGGTCGTACCGCTGTCACAGAAGCCGACAGCGCTTACGACTTGGCTGATGCTGCGTAA